Proteins encoded in a region of the Brevefilum fermentans genome:
- a CDS encoding rhomboid family intramembrane serine protease gives MNEETPPQGEEQQRQAVRVQLPDRKPIVTIILTVITSVIFIVQYLVQISTGYDLLFLFGGKINEFIMQGEVWRLLTPALLHGGILHLVLNMYALFMIGNRLERFYGPGRFLLMYFLSAFAGNVLSFVLTPAPSLGASTAIFGIFAAEGIFIFQNRTLFGPTRTRQAIINLVMILLINLAYGFLGRALIDNMGHIGGFLGGIFFAWKAGPTLKLVGAPPFLSISDSRRRSDIVVASLVVFIGFTIIALIPFLKT, from the coding sequence ATGAACGAAGAAACACCACCACAGGGCGAAGAACAACAACGCCAGGCTGTCCGGGTGCAACTGCCCGATCGTAAGCCCATTGTGACCATCATTCTGACAGTGATCACATCAGTGATTTTTATTGTTCAATACCTGGTGCAGATATCGACCGGGTATGATCTTCTGTTCCTCTTTGGCGGGAAGATTAATGAATTCATCATGCAGGGTGAGGTCTGGCGTTTGCTGACGCCAGCGCTTCTACACGGCGGAATTCTGCATCTTGTTTTAAATATGTATGCGCTGTTCATGATCGGAAACCGCCTGGAACGTTTTTATGGCCCCGGGCGATTCTTATTAATGTATTTCCTTTCAGCTTTTGCGGGTAACGTGCTCTCTTTTGTCCTCACCCCTGCACCGTCTTTGGGGGCATCCACCGCCATTTTCGGAATCTTTGCCGCTGAAGGGATATTCATCTTTCAAAACCGTACGCTGTTTGGACCCACCCGTACACGGCAGGCGATCATTAACCTTGTAATGATCTTATTAATTAACCTGGCTTATGGTTTTTTAGGCAGAGCCTTAATCGATAATATGGGACATATCGGCGGCTTTCTGGGCGGAATTTTCTTTGCCTGGAAAGCGGGTCCTACCCTGAAACTGGTGGGGGCTCCGCCCTTCCTTTCAATCAGCGACAGTCGCCGTCGTAGCGACATTGTGGTAGCCAGCCTGGTGGTTTTTATTGGTTTTACGATCATCGCGTTAATCCCCTTCCTAAAAACCTGA
- a CDS encoding guanylate kinase: MKIDIEIKQPQHTPLLIVISGPSGIGKDAVVKGLRARQLPFHFVVTATSRPPRVNEVNGVDYYFYSKEEFEALIAAGEFFEHAKVYSDYKGVPKSQARQALETGLDVVMRLDFQGAKTVRTLSPDAILIFLTASSSDEWIQRLKRRRSESEEELLVRIQTAKQEYDSLDIFDYIVVNKEGQLDRTLDIIENIITAEHHRVHPRRVQL, translated from the coding sequence ATGAAAATTGATATAGAAATCAAACAACCGCAACACACACCTCTGCTGATTGTTATCTCGGGACCTTCAGGGATTGGCAAAGATGCTGTTGTTAAGGGTCTTCGAGCGCGTCAATTGCCTTTTCATTTTGTGGTCACAGCCACCAGTCGCCCGCCACGTGTGAACGAGGTAAACGGTGTAGATTATTACTTCTACAGTAAAGAGGAGTTTGAGGCGTTAATCGCAGCAGGTGAGTTTTTTGAACATGCTAAAGTCTATTCAGATTATAAGGGCGTCCCAAAATCCCAGGCCAGGCAAGCGCTGGAAACCGGGCTCGATGTGGTGATGCGCCTTGATTTCCAGGGGGCAAAAACTGTGCGCACCCTGAGCCCGGATGCGATCCTGATCTTCCTGACCGCCAGCAGCAGCGATGAATGGATCCAACGGCTGAAAAGACGGCGCAGCGAATCCGAAGAAGAGCTGCTTGTACGCATCCAAACCGCCAAACAGGAATACGACTCACTGGATATCTTCGACTACATCGTCGTTAACAAAGAAGGGCAGCTCGATCGCACGTTGGATATTATCGAAAACATCATCACTGCAGAGCATCACCGTGTCCACCCCAGAAGGGTCCAGCTATGA
- a CDS encoding FmdB family zinc ribbon protein, whose product MPTYNYQCLDCKARFKRYLTYAEYDRAEIVCSVCGSSHVQRRIGRVRIAKSEDRRIEDLVDPTQLAGIEDDPRALGRLMRKMGQEMGEDTGPEFDEVVSRLEKGEDPEQIERDMPDLGEGSFDFDD is encoded by the coding sequence ATGCCGACCTATAATTACCAATGCTTGGACTGTAAGGCTCGTTTTAAGCGCTACCTGACTTACGCCGAATATGATCGTGCGGAAATTGTCTGTTCGGTCTGTGGCAGCTCTCACGTCCAACGACGGATTGGCAGAGTGCGAATTGCTAAATCTGAGGATCGGCGCATCGAAGACCTGGTCGATCCGACCCAGTTAGCCGGGATTGAAGATGATCCCCGGGCACTTGGACGGTTGATGCGGAAAATGGGTCAAGAGATGGGTGAGGACACCGGTCCTGAATTTGATGAAGTAGTCTCACGGTTGGAAAAGGGAGAAGACCCCGAACAAATCGAACGGGATATGCCAGATTTGGGAGAGGGTTCTTTCGATTTTGACGATTAA